From the genome of Amia ocellicauda isolate fAmiCal2 chromosome 14, fAmiCal2.hap1, whole genome shotgun sequence, one region includes:
- the thfp5 gene encoding three-finger protein 5, with protein sequence MKGWICTFLLLLSLTLGETLKCNRCIATGSGSCSNTVQTCGYNEDACIRAIWTISPYGHFRRCIKKSDCLMLQGLNGLTAYCCYSDRCN encoded by the exons ATGAAAGGTTGGATCTGCACCTTCCTGCTCCTGCTGAGCCTGACCCTGG GAGAGACCCTCAAATGCAACCGCTGCATTGCTACGGGATCGGGCAGCTGCAGTAACACAGTGCAGACCTGCGGTTACAATGAAGATGCCTGCATTAGAGCAATATGGACAATTTCTCCCT ATGGCCATTTCCGCCGCTGCATCAAGAAATCGGACTGCCTCATGTTGCAGGGCCTGAATGGTCTGACCGCTTACTGCTGCTACTCTGATCGCTGCAACTga
- the LOC136768853 gene encoding septin-4: MDKEYVGFATLPNQVHRKSVKRGFDFTLMVAGESGLGKSTLIDSLFLTDLYKERKMLQAEERISQTMEITKNAVDIEERGVKVKLTVVDTPGFGDAVDNTECWKSIAEYIDQQFEQYFRDESGLNRKNIQDNRVHCILYFISPYGHGLRPLDVEFMKAIHDKVNIVPVIAKADTLTPSEVKTMKQRVRDEIEEFGINIYQFPDCDSDEDEDFKQEDTALKESIPFAVIGSNAVISDSKDRPMRGRVYPWGVVEIDNPTHCDFVKLRNMLIQTHMQDLKDVTQEVHYENYRAQCIQSLTRIGAKERSSRNKISRQSITELSLLPLAETEKLIREKDEELRRMQEMIQKMQQQMQQNQGEQSDTL, from the exons ATG gATAAGGAATATGTGGGATTTGCCACACTTCCCAACCAGGTCCACCGCAAATCGGTCAAGAGGGGCTTCGACTTCACACTCATGGTGGCAG gggAGTCAGGCCTGGGTAAATCCACCCTGATTGACAGCCTGTTTCTCACTGACCTCTACAAAGAGAGGAAGATGCTCCAAGCAGAAG aaCGCATCTCACAGACCATGGAGATCACCAAGAATGCGGTGGACATCGAGGAGAGAGGGGTCAAGGTGAAGCTGACCGTAGTGGACACCCCGGGATTCGGGGACGCCGTAGACAACACAGAGTG cTGGAAGTCCATTGCCGAGTACATCGACCAGCAGTTCGAGCAGTACTTCCGGGACGAAAGCGGGCTCAACCGCAAGAACATCCAGGACAATCGGGTCCACTGTATCCTCTACTTCATCTCCCCCTATGGCCACGG GCTCCGTCCTCTGGATGTGGAGTTCATGAAGGCAATCCACGACAAGGTGAACATCGTGCCAGTCATCGCTAAGGCCGACACCCTGACCCCCTCTGAGGTCAAAACCATGAAGCAGAGG GTGAGAGATGAAATCGAGGAGTTCGGTATCAATATCTACCAGTTCCCGGACTGCGACTCGGACGAAGACGAGGACTTCAAACAGGAGGACACAGCACTCAag GAGAGCATTCCCTTCGCTGTGATTGGCAGCAACGCCGTGATAAGCGACAGCAAAGATCGGCCAATGAGAGGGCGGGTCTACCCCTGGGGCGTGGTCGAGA TTGACAACCCCACTCACTGTGACTTCGTCAAGCTGCGCAACATGCTGATCCAGACCCACATGCAGGACCTGAAGGACGTGACCCAGGAGGTGCACTACGAGAACTACCGGGCCCAGTGCATCCAGAGCCTGACCCGCATCGGTGCCAAGGAACGCAGCTCCCGCAA TAAAATCTCCCGTCAGAGCATCACCGAGTTGTCGCTGCTGCCCCTGGCCGAGACCGAGAAGCTCATCCGGGAGAAGGACGAGGAG ctgcGGAGGATGCAGGAGATGATCCAGAAGATGCAACAGCAGATGCAGCAGAACCAGGGGGAGCAGTCTGACACCCTCTGA
- the dctpp1 gene encoding glutamyl-tRNA(Gln) amidotransferase subunit B, mitochondrial — protein MAERETPIGEASRSPVPQENGLSAPPRFSFSAQPTLEDIRRLQAQFTDERDWNQYHQPRNLLLAMVGEVGEVAELFQWKGEVAEGLPDWPEHERKQLAQELSDVLIYLVELAEKCHVDLPRAVLEKMDINRQKYPASKVHGSAKKYTEYQD, from the exons atggcagagagagagacaccgaTTGGGGAGGCGTCGAGAAGCCCCGTCCCCCAGGAGAATGGCCTGAGCGCGCCCCCGAGGTTCTCCTTCAGCGCGCAGCCCACACTGGAGGACAT CCGCAGACTCCAGGCCCAGTTCACGGACGAGCGAGACTGGAACCAGTACCACCAGCCCCGCAACCTGCTGCTCGCTAtggtgggggaggtgggggaggtGGCTGAGCTGTT TCAGTGGAAGGGCGAGGTGGCGGAGGGGCTGCCGGACTGGCCAGAGCACGAGAGGAAGCAGCtggcccaggagctgagcgacGTGCTGATCTACCTGGTAGAGCTGGCGGAGAAGTGCCACGTGGACCTGCCCCGCGCTGTGCTGGAGAAGATGGACATCAACCGGCAGAAGTACCCCGCCAGCAAGGTGCATGGCTCGGCCAAGAAGTACACAGAGTACCAGGACTGA